In Thiospirochaeta perfilievii, a single window of DNA contains:
- a CDS encoding uracil-DNA glycosylase has protein sequence MEEFWELLNLVEDKIKYGYKGEHEKPQFKNINPQETECRDCPLYLIRNSIVYGKGSDSPKLMLVGTWPIDQDETLNSPISANCGEFLNKWITAMKLSPFADTYVTNLLKCKTGWNKRGFNGAHNLSEEITTCFNHLEEEIKRLQPRVILTLGERPAQVLTDSDRELEQLRGHIHNYKGIPVVSTYHPEVALENYEALRGPVWDDLKLVMSKLNG, from the coding sequence ATGGAAGAGTTTTGGGAACTTCTAAATTTAGTAGAAGATAAGATAAAGTATGGATATAAGGGGGAGCATGAAAAACCCCAGTTTAAAAATATAAATCCACAAGAAACAGAGTGTCGGGACTGTCCTCTCTACCTAATTAGAAACAGTATTGTCTACGGTAAGGGGTCAGACTCTCCTAAATTAATGTTAGTAGGAACATGGCCTATAGACCAGGATGAGACATTAAATTCCCCCATATCGGCTAATTGTGGGGAGTTTTTAAATAAGTGGATAACAGCCATGAAGTTATCCCCATTTGCAGATACTTATGTAACAAACCTTCTAAAATGTAAAACTGGATGGAATAAGAGGGGTTTTAATGGAGCCCACAACTTATCCGAGGAGATTACAACCTGTTTTAACCACCTGGAAGAGGAGATTAAACGGTTACAACCCCGGGTTATATTAACCCTAGGGGAGAGGCCTGCCCAGGTTTTAACCGACTCCGATAGGGAGCTTGAACAATTAAGGGGACATATCCATAACTATAAAGGAATCCCTGTTGTCTCAACATACCATCCAGAGGTTGCACTAGAGAACTACGAAGCCCTAAGGGGTCCAGTATGGGACGATTTAAAACTAGTTATGTCTAAATTAAATGGATAA
- a CDS encoding CdaR family protein, whose amino-acid sequence MMFKRILHNWHVKVICLVIAMVLVFFTKANALKEEPVVVFLETITNNNYTFTESLPSRVTLTLKGEESEITKVPVDDLVAYIDASKITKDGVYELPILIKQDGVLEFTNNVEISVFPISITTKVEEKVTKYLKVESVITGIPAHGYELNSRFINPRVISVTGPKKHMEALDSISTEPVDLTGKDSDFVTRVKLDSSDSLLLFPEGNFVEFQGIITETSVVKVLENVNIAIKDLKEGLEVVSELPQISVNVEGKLLSLQNFSKNNVSLTINLKSIEVPGTYEVPINYWTPKYAHVYDKSRDTVVISVRKKVSN is encoded by the coding sequence ATGATGTTTAAGCGAATTCTACACAACTGGCATGTAAAAGTAATCTGCCTTGTAATTGCTATGGTTTTAGTATTTTTTACAAAGGCAAATGCACTAAAAGAGGAGCCGGTTGTAGTTTTTTTAGAGACAATTACAAATAATAACTACACGTTTACCGAGTCTCTACCATCTAGGGTTACATTAACCCTAAAGGGAGAGGAGTCGGAGATAACAAAAGTCCCGGTAGATGACCTAGTAGCATATATAGATGCTAGTAAAATAACCAAAGATGGAGTTTATGAACTACCTATTCTAATTAAGCAGGATGGAGTTCTTGAGTTTACAAATAATGTGGAGATATCAGTATTTCCAATATCAATAACAACAAAGGTAGAAGAGAAGGTTACAAAATATTTAAAAGTTGAGAGTGTAATTACAGGTATTCCAGCCCATGGATATGAGCTAAATAGTAGGTTTATTAACCCTAGGGTAATAAGTGTAACTGGCCCTAAAAAACATATGGAAGCTCTAGACTCTATTAGCACAGAGCCGGTGGATTTAACTGGTAAGGATAGTGACTTTGTAACAAGGGTTAAGTTAGATAGTTCTGACTCCCTACTTCTATTCCCGGAGGGTAACTTTGTTGAGTTCCAGGGTATTATTACCGAGACTAGTGTTGTAAAAGTATTAGAGAATGTAAATATAGCTATAAAAGATTTAAAAGAGGGACTTGAAGTTGTATCGGAACTACCTCAGATAAGTGTAAATGTAGAGGGTAAACTTTTAAGTCTTCAGAACTTTAGTAAAAATAATGTCTCTTTAACAATAAATTTAAAGAGTATAGAAGTCCCAGGAACCTACGAAGTGCCTATTAACTACTGGACACCTAAATACGCCCATGTATACGATAAATCCAGGGATACAGTTGTTATCTCTGTTAGAAAAAAGGTTTCAAATTGA
- the priA gene encoding replication restart helicase PriA, protein MDNFLQVVFNIPVKATYTYKNLEDNPGKVGYRVEAMLGRRKLIGFVTKTTNVEPTEFKANPILRVVDKEPLFNSILLELANWVADFTMCSVGEALGAMLPGGKREKGLPASSIEEIPDPKDITLSTEQEVAITAILNDKNPIFYLFGITGSGKTEVFLQAAKEVLNRGESVIYLVPEISLTHQVVDTLKSRFTQGVAVLHSHLTPSQRLTEWRRIQSGEAPLIIGARSAIFAPCDKLGLIIIDEEHENSYKSSNTPRYSARQVAMKRARLQGSKLVLGSATPSVESWKLMDDGKIKRLNLTKRLSGGAMPKSTIVDMRHEDGVLSKTLIKKIEEAYNQGRQTILFLNRRGFSYFFHCNSCGYEMVCKNCSVSLTYHKNKNRMVCHYCGYQAYPISVCPECNSLDIGSTGFGVEHIEEEVGKIFPSLNIKRLDSDVLNQKNSKTLLKDTLNDFKNKKIDILLGTQMVARGLNFPGVKLVGIIMADTGLKMPDFRAAERSFGLIVQVSGRAGRYAPDGEVVIQTFMPQNRTINLAAKSDINSFYTSELEDRKLLEFPPYTRMIRLVFRSKRLGEMLKVIDSFEKELTRGIDNSTEILGPSECPISVIAGSYRHQILIRTTNLNSAHSVTYSLLQRSKIPAYIYIEVDVDPISLL, encoded by the coding sequence ATGGATAACTTTCTACAAGTAGTTTTTAATATTCCAGTTAAAGCTACATATACATATAAAAACCTGGAGGATAACCCGGGAAAAGTTGGTTATCGGGTGGAAGCAATGTTAGGAAGGCGAAAACTTATTGGGTTTGTAACTAAAACTACCAATGTGGAACCTACAGAGTTTAAGGCTAATCCTATACTTAGAGTTGTGGATAAAGAACCCCTTTTTAATAGTATCTTATTAGAATTAGCCAACTGGGTTGCTGACTTTACCATGTGTAGTGTAGGGGAGGCCCTAGGTGCCATGCTTCCCGGGGGAAAGAGGGAGAAGGGACTACCAGCCTCATCTATAGAGGAGATCCCGGACCCTAAGGATATTACCCTATCCACAGAGCAGGAAGTCGCAATAACGGCTATTTTAAATGATAAAAACCCTATTTTCTACCTATTTGGAATAACAGGAAGTGGTAAAACAGAGGTTTTTTTACAAGCAGCAAAAGAGGTATTAAATAGGGGGGAGAGTGTAATATATCTTGTCCCTGAAATATCTTTAACACACCAGGTTGTAGACACATTAAAAAGCCGTTTTACCCAGGGTGTAGCTGTTCTTCACTCCCATTTAACCCCAAGCCAAAGGTTAACAGAGTGGAGGCGTATTCAAAGTGGAGAAGCCCCACTTATTATAGGAGCAAGAAGTGCTATCTTTGCCCCCTGTGATAAGTTAGGTCTAATAATAATTGACGAAGAGCACGAAAACTCATATAAATCATCAAATACCCCTAGATACTCAGCAAGACAGGTTGCCATGAAGAGGGCCAGATTACAGGGTTCTAAACTTGTTTTAGGTAGTGCAACCCCATCGGTTGAATCCTGGAAGTTAATGGATGACGGAAAGATAAAGAGATTAAACCTAACAAAACGGCTATCAGGTGGTGCCATGCCAAAATCTACAATTGTAGATATGCGACATGAGGATGGGGTTTTAAGTAAAACCCTAATAAAAAAGATCGAAGAGGCTTATAATCAGGGCAGGCAGACCATTTTATTTCTAAATAGAAGGGGGTTCTCCTACTTTTTCCACTGTAACAGTTGTGGTTACGAGATGGTGTGTAAAAACTGCTCAGTCTCTTTAACCTATCATAAAAACAAAAATAGAATGGTATGCCACTATTGTGGGTATCAGGCCTATCCAATATCAGTTTGCCCGGAGTGTAACTCCTTAGATATTGGTTCTACTGGTTTTGGTGTAGAACATATAGAGGAAGAGGTTGGTAAAATATTCCCTAGCCTAAATATTAAAAGGTTAGATAGTGATGTTCTTAATCAAAAAAACAGTAAAACCCTGTTAAAAGATACACTAAACGACTTTAAAAACAAAAAAATTGACATCCTTTTAGGGACCCAGATGGTGGCAAGGGGGCTTAACTTTCCCGGAGTAAAACTAGTTGGTATAATTATGGCAGATACTGGACTTAAAATGCCCGATTTTAGGGCAGCAGAGAGATCCTTTGGTCTTATTGTACAGGTCTCCGGTAGGGCTGGAAGATACGCCCCGGATGGGGAAGTTGTAATCCAGACCTTTATGCCACAAAATAGAACCATTAATTTAGCCGCAAAAAGTGATATTAACTCCTTTTATACCAGTGAGTTAGAGGATAGAAAACTTTTAGAGTTTCCCCCATATACAAGAATGATCCGTCTAGTTTTTAGGTCTAAAAGATTAGGGGAGATGTTAAAGGTTATAGACAGTTTTGAAAAAGAGTTAACAAGGGGTATAGATAACAGTACCGAGATCCTAGGCCCTAGTGAGTGTCCTATTTCTGTTATAGCAGGAAGTTACAGGCACCAGATATTAATAAGAACAACCAATTTAAATAGTGCCCACAGTGTTACCTACTCCCTACTACAAAGAAGTAAAATTCCAGCCTATATCTACATAGAGGTGGATGTAGACCCTATTTCACTCTTATAA
- the cdaA gene encoding diadenylate cyclase CdaA, which yields MDFLNWIIDYWFIKDILRPVIDIIIITIILYQVYKILVQTKTMHLVKGILSLMLLYLFALIFKIDTVLWVMTNLTQVLMIAIVVVFQPELRKIFTKIGVSGLFNIRGRVTSNNIDSAVSAAQVLADRRRGALIVFSRSMNLKNIIETGTTINADVTAPLIISLFEYDTPLHDGAIVIGGSKIVAAGCFLPLSKQDDIKQSFGTRHRAALGLSEESDAIVLIASEETGALSIAYDSNIYYNLPVDEITFLINKIQSSGSVDVEVGLV from the coding sequence ATGGACTTTTTAAATTGGATTATTGATTATTGGTTTATTAAAGATATTCTAAGACCTGTTATAGATATAATTATAATTACAATTATATTATATCAAGTTTATAAAATACTTGTTCAAACCAAAACAATGCACCTGGTAAAGGGGATATTATCCCTTATGTTACTATACCTATTTGCATTAATATTTAAAATTGACACAGTTTTATGGGTAATGACAAATTTAACCCAGGTTTTAATGATAGCTATAGTTGTAGTTTTTCAACCGGAACTTCGTAAAATCTTTACTAAAATAGGTGTTAGTGGACTATTTAATATAAGGGGAAGGGTAACTTCTAATAATATAGATAGTGCAGTCTCTGCTGCCCAGGTTTTAGCGGACAGAAGAAGGGGAGCTTTAATAGTATTTTCCAGGTCAATGAATCTTAAAAATATTATTGAGACAGGAACTACTATAAATGCCGATGTAACAGCCCCATTAATTATATCCCTTTTTGAATACGATACCCCACTGCATGATGGAGCTATTGTTATTGGAGGAAGCAAAATTGTTGCTGCAGGCTGTTTTCTCCCCCTGTCTAAACAGGATGATATAAAACAGAGTTTTGGAACAAGACACAGAGCTGCCCTTGGACTGTCAGAGGAGTCTGATGCAATAGTATTAATCGCATCAGAGGAGACAGGAGCCCTATCTATAGCCTATGACTCTAACATATATTACAACCTTCCAGTAGACGAGATAACATTTCTAATTAATAAAATTCAATCCTCCGGAAGTGTAGATGTCGAGGTAGGCCTTGTATGA
- a CDS encoding DUF2225 domain-containing protein, which produces MSEKSKISYYSKNVINCPVCGKEFKKEDLLSGGGRMNAGNLTDELHRLYIPTKKYGPIYPLIYPVVVCPTCLYSAYISDFETISPDSIFELKNKTELRKEEAKNLFPRYNFSKNRTIIEGILSYILAAICYDSIDSSHQPIYKQGLSCLRAAWLCNDYHLVEPNENFDYLRDVMYRKADFFYSQMVEAEKDGIEEYGTITHFGPDIDHNHGFDGALFLAGLLVYKHGQKDDKVKRLKSLHTAKITISRIVGMGKASKSKPSDFVESARELHSKIKDEINRLEENS; this is translated from the coding sequence ATGTCAGAGAAGTCAAAGATAAGTTACTATTCTAAAAATGTTATAAACTGTCCTGTTTGTGGAAAAGAGTTTAAAAAAGAGGACCTTCTAAGTGGTGGAGGTAGAATGAATGCCGGGAATTTAACTGATGAGTTACACAGACTATATATTCCAACTAAAAAATATGGGCCAATCTATCCGTTAATCTACCCTGTAGTTGTATGTCCTACATGTCTCTATAGCGCCTACATCTCAGATTTTGAAACCATATCCCCAGACTCAATATTTGAATTAAAAAATAAAACAGAGTTAAGGAAGGAGGAGGCAAAAAACCTTTTTCCAAGATATAATTTTAGTAAAAATAGAACTATTATAGAGGGAATACTTAGCTATATATTAGCTGCAATTTGTTACGATAGTATCGATTCATCCCACCAACCTATATATAAACAGGGCTTAAGTTGTCTAAGGGCCGCATGGTTGTGTAATGATTATCATTTAGTAGAGCCAAATGAAAATTTTGACTACTTACGGGATGTAATGTATAGAAAGGCAGACTTCTTCTATTCCCAGATGGTAGAAGCAGAGAAAGATGGTATAGAAGAGTACGGAACTATTACCCATTTTGGTCCGGATATTGACCATAACCACGGTTTTGATGGTGCTCTATTTTTAGCAGGTCTGTTAGTATATAAACATGGACAAAAGGATGATAAGGTTAAGAGGCTTAAATCCCTGCATACTGCTAAAATAACTATTTCGCGAATAGTAGGTATGGGAAAGGCTTCTAAATCTAAACCCAGCGACTTTGTAGAGAGCGCTAGGGAGTTACATTCTAAAATAAAAGATGAGATAAATAGATTAGAGGAAAACAGTTAA
- the truA gene encoding tRNA pseudouridine(38-40) synthase TruA has protein sequence MRNIRLNIAYDGTKYCGWQIQPRDITIQEVIEKALSKIHKKKVDLIGSGRTDSGVHADKQVANFVTDIDSIPANRFRAAINSLLPLDIRVLSSREVPLEFHSRFNAFRRTYKYYIKLADVGHPRYRDFCYLVRRPLNLNLLNDLARELVGEHDFTTFAAAGDQAPTKIRTIYSATFYPEGEFIVFKICGNAFLQRMVRSLTGTLLDFSFKGKTPEDLRFILLAKDRSLVGPTAPARGLFLNNVEYPED, from the coding sequence ATGAGAAATATAAGATTGAATATTGCCTATGATGGTACAAAGTACTGTGGCTGGCAAATTCAACCTAGGGATATTACAATACAGGAAGTTATCGAGAAGGCCCTAAGTAAAATCCATAAAAAAAAGGTTGACCTAATAGGTTCTGGTAGAACTGATAGTGGAGTACATGCCGATAAGCAGGTTGCAAATTTTGTAACCGATATAGACTCTATTCCAGCTAATAGGTTTAGAGCAGCTATTAACTCCTTACTCCCCCTGGATATTAGGGTTTTAAGTAGTAGGGAAGTTCCCCTGGAGTTTCATTCCAGGTTTAACGCCTTTAGACGAACATATAAATACTATATAAAATTAGCAGATGTTGGACATCCTAGATATAGGGATTTCTGTTATTTAGTAAGAAGGCCTCTTAATTTAAACCTATTAAACGACCTGGCAAGGGAGCTGGTAGGAGAACATGATTTTACAACATTTGCAGCAGCTGGGGATCAAGCCCCAACTAAAATTAGAACTATATACAGCGCTACATTCTACCCTGAGGGGGAGTTTATAGTCTTTAAAATATGTGGAAACGCATTTTTACAAAGAATGGTAAGGTCCCTAACCGGAACCCTTTTAGACTTCTCCTTTAAGGGGAAAACCCCAGAGGATTTAAGATTTATACTACTTGCAAAGGATAGGTCCCTTGTAGGACCAACTGCCCCGGCAAGAGGACTTTTTCTTAATAATGTTGAGTATCCGGAGGATTAA
- a CDS encoding CHASE2 domain-containing protein: MRKHIVQFIVIPISIVLLLSLATLSPIFEKLEGSIYNAAMLIKEDIEENPDILLVDFGDNAIKTAQVYPVSRDIYADGIFLLKELGSNYTVFDIEFIDPSPVGVDYQVLNRDVPQYIDRQLSSISKNTADLFAAVSSGDIPVKDVKEFIPDLVDMTNSTKDDVVNRIQSIVRNNDIYLGQAARVFGNLFFTINVNPGTDTLDTPQYTFFKDNFSIKNIEVVDDIPELNFTGALPTNLNVSRYSAGAGFTNVLIDEDGVRRKVDLLRSINGTYFAQLSFRPLLNMLGDPDIKLEKDKITLINPIHPTLGQLDKMVIPINTTGSLNINWLPKSYKESFKHIPFDALMNHDKLYNYVIKNLKDRADWGYLNAYTGGTPLLDVVNYIESEKIALFNSKSPDMESYISAKEFLLTELVNFITTDSANTMLAGLEQLKEAGVIDDDNYNTISRDIPSWFNKTQEALTQLMDIREELKDKADNSFAIIGNTATGTTDIGTNPFEKEYMNVGTHANVVNTILNQQYISLMPRLFVLIIALISALLLTVVIRNLPPKRSMIIGIFALVIIIAILALIFRYTSVYIDLLFPALSIVTTFITLTAIRFLSSEKEKSFINKAFSHYLSADVIKEILDDPSKLQLGGESKYMTAMFTDIRAFSTFSEKLSPQDLVRLLNAYLTAMSNTVMDNKGTIDKYEGDAIICFFGAPIYYENHAYKCCYSAVVMKRVEVELNKKFLEDEWTKDVINTRIGINTGDMVVGNMGTDKKMDYTIMGNSVNLAARLEGVNKLYGTWIMVSEETRNQCPDTLLFRRLDRVRVIGIKTPIRLYELIEERSFVTKDELEAYSIFDKALTLFENKEWLEAKKLFNSVLEVLENDSASILYVNRCNDYIKKAPPSDWDGVFKMSSK, translated from the coding sequence ATGAGAAAACATATAGTTCAATTTATTGTTATACCAATAAGTATTGTACTCTTATTAAGTTTAGCTACATTAAGCCCAATTTTTGAAAAGTTAGAAGGCTCTATATACAATGCTGCTATGTTAATAAAAGAGGATATAGAAGAGAATCCCGATATCTTATTAGTAGATTTTGGGGATAATGCTATAAAGACTGCCCAAGTCTACCCGGTTAGTAGGGATATATATGCCGATGGGATATTTTTACTTAAGGAGTTAGGATCAAATTATACAGTTTTTGATATTGAGTTTATCGACCCAAGCCCTGTTGGGGTAGACTACCAGGTTTTAAACAGGGATGTACCCCAGTATATAGATAGGCAACTATCCTCTATTAGTAAAAATACAGCGGATCTATTTGCAGCAGTATCCAGTGGGGATATTCCTGTTAAGGATGTTAAAGAGTTTATACCTGACTTAGTTGATATGACAAACTCTACAAAGGATGATGTTGTTAATAGAATACAGAGTATTGTTAGAAATAATGATATCTACCTAGGCCAGGCTGCCAGGGTATTTGGGAATCTTTTTTTTACAATTAATGTTAACCCTGGAACTGATACCCTAGATACTCCCCAGTATACTTTTTTTAAAGATAACTTCTCTATTAAAAATATAGAAGTAGTTGATGATATCCCTGAATTAAACTTTACAGGAGCCCTACCTACAAATTTAAATGTTAGCAGGTACTCAGCAGGGGCTGGATTTACCAACGTATTAATTGATGAAGATGGTGTTAGAAGAAAGGTAGACCTACTTAGAAGTATAAATGGTACATATTTTGCCCAGCTATCCTTTAGGCCACTACTAAATATGTTAGGTGACCCGGATATTAAATTAGAAAAGGATAAAATTACCCTAATTAACCCTATACACCCAACCCTTGGACAACTAGATAAAATGGTAATTCCAATTAATACAACCGGGTCATTAAATATTAACTGGCTCCCTAAGAGTTATAAAGAGAGTTTTAAACACATTCCCTTTGATGCTTTAATGAACCACGACAAACTTTATAACTATGTTATAAAGAACCTAAAGGATAGGGCCGATTGGGGTTATTTAAACGCCTATACCGGGGGAACCCCTCTTTTAGATGTTGTAAACTATATAGAGAGCGAGAAGATTGCACTTTTTAATTCAAAATCCCCGGATATGGAGTCCTATATATCTGCTAAGGAGTTTCTACTTACAGAGTTAGTTAATTTTATAACTACAGATAGCGCTAATACTATGTTAGCCGGGTTAGAGCAGTTAAAGGAAGCAGGTGTTATAGATGATGATAACTACAATACCATAAGTAGGGACATACCTAGTTGGTTTAATAAAACCCAGGAGGCCCTTACCCAATTAATGGATATAAGGGAAGAGTTAAAGGATAAGGCAGATAACTCCTTTGCAATAATAGGAAATACAGCTACAGGAACTACAGATATTGGTACAAACCCCTTTGAGAAGGAGTATATGAACGTAGGAACCCATGCCAATGTGGTAAATACAATATTAAACCAGCAGTATATATCCCTAATGCCTAGGTTGTTTGTCCTAATAATTGCCCTAATTAGTGCACTTTTATTAACAGTAGTAATTAGAAATCTTCCACCTAAAAGGTCGATGATTATAGGTATTTTTGCCCTTGTTATAATAATAGCAATATTAGCTCTAATATTTAGGTATACGTCGGTATATATTGACCTTCTATTCCCCGCCCTATCTATTGTCACAACTTTTATTACCCTTACAGCAATTAGATTTTTATCCTCGGAAAAGGAGAAGTCCTTTATTAATAAGGCTTTTAGCCACTACCTTAGTGCAGATGTTATTAAAGAGATTTTAGATGACCCAAGTAAGTTACAACTAGGTGGAGAGTCTAAGTATATGACAGCTATGTTTACAGATATTAGAGCTTTTTCCACCTTCTCCGAGAAGTTATCCCCCCAGGACTTAGTTAGGCTTTTAAACGCCTACTTAACAGCAATGAGTAACACTGTAATGGATAATAAAGGAACTATAGATAAGTATGAGGGGGATGCTATTATCTGCTTTTTTGGGGCTCCAATCTACTACGAAAACCACGCATATAAGTGCTGTTATAGTGCAGTTGTTATGAAGCGGGTGGAAGTTGAATTAAATAAGAAGTTTTTAGAGGATGAGTGGACAAAGGATGTTATAAATACCCGTATAGGTATAAATACCGGGGACATGGTTGTTGGGAACATGGGTACAGATAAAAAGATGGATTATACCATTATGGGTAACTCGGTAAACCTTGCAGCACGGCTTGAGGGTGTAAATAAACTATATGGAACATGGATTATGGTAAGCGAGGAGACAAGGAATCAGTGTCCAGACACCCTTCTATTTAGGCGACTGGATAGGGTTAGGGTTATTGGTATAAAAACCCCAATTAGACTTTATGAGTTAATAGAAGAGAGAAGTTTTGTAACTAAGGATGAGTTAGAAGCCTACTCTATTTTTGATAAAGCCCTTACTCTATTTGAAAATAAAGAGTGGTTAGAAGCTAAAAAGTTATTTAATAGTGTTCTAGAAGTACTAGAAAATGATTCGGCATCGATACTATATGTTAACAGGTGTAATGATTATATTAAAAAAGCCCCACCTTCCGACTGGGATGGAGTGTTTAAAATGAGTAGTAAGTAG
- a CDS encoding cyclic nucleotide-binding domain-containing protein, whose amino-acid sequence MGSIGFINSDKELKSRVEELFEVNEYYEIVSMDNRHDISDFLDYELSEILIINFSDVSRSLIDTVVKKLKEDSWLHSFGIIGVYDDDDEEEELLDRYSDLNIMVMMSQRRLKSHLIKSLDIISRERHIIFQKVLIDNLVENASGTFLIESDVFIASIYASIITTALSQRGVIAKDKKMFMQLVLSEMIVNAIEHGNCGITYEEKSEFLEKGLNIVDLIAKKCEDPAIARKRVYFEWAVNNQETVFVIRDEGSGFDVNKLKSKIEEEGALALHGRGIKMAVKLAKEIRYNKKGNRLKLVFENDETVHKETPGGFDTEEVLTLNKGDVVFREDELGDFLYYIIAGTYNVYVEEVLVGRITPSDVFMGEMSFLMQNHRSATVIANCPGKILKISRNSYINAIKKYPHYAILLSKLLAKKLVRANDFKVRGEISEV is encoded by the coding sequence ATGGGTTCAATAGGGTTTATTAATAGTGATAAAGAGTTAAAATCAAGGGTTGAGGAACTCTTTGAAGTAAACGAGTATTATGAAATTGTTTCAATGGACAATAGACACGATATTTCAGACTTTTTAGACTATGAGTTATCAGAGATATTAATTATAAACTTTTCCGATGTTAGTCGTAGTCTAATAGATACAGTTGTTAAAAAACTAAAGGAAGACTCATGGTTACACTCCTTTGGAATTATAGGTGTATACGATGACGACGATGAAGAAGAGGAGTTACTAGATAGATATAGTGACTTAAATATCATGGTAATGATGAGCCAAAGACGTTTAAAATCCCATTTAATAAAATCCCTGGATATAATAAGCAGGGAGAGGCATATTATATTCCAAAAGGTTTTAATAGATAACTTAGTGGAAAATGCATCAGGTACCTTCTTAATAGAGTCGGATGTTTTTATCGCCTCGATATATGCAAGTATTATTACTACAGCTCTAAGCCAACGTGGAGTAATAGCTAAGGATAAAAAGATGTTTATGCAACTAGTTTTATCCGAGATGATAGTAAATGCTATAGAGCATGGTAACTGTGGCATTACCTACGAAGAGAAGAGTGAATTTTTAGAAAAGGGTCTAAATATTGTTGATCTTATAGCAAAAAAGTGCGAAGACCCGGCAATTGCAAGAAAAAGAGTCTACTTTGAGTGGGCAGTAAATAACCAGGAGACTGTTTTTGTTATACGGGATGAGGGATCAGGTTTTGATGTTAACAAATTAAAATCTAAAATAGAAGAAGAAGGTGCCCTTGCCCTCCACGGTCGTGGAATAAAAATGGCTGTTAAATTAGCCAAGGAGATAAGGTATAACAAAAAGGGGAATCGACTAAAATTAGTATTTGAAAACGATGAAACGGTACATAAAGAGACTCCAGGTGGTTTTGATACCGAAGAGGTATTAACCTTAAATAAGGGTGATGTTGTTTTTAGAGAGGATGAGTTAGGTGACTTTTTATACTATATAATTGCAGGTACCTATAATGTCTATGTAGAAGAGGTCCTAGTTGGAAGAATTACCCCTTCAGATGTTTTTATGGGGGAGATGTCCTTTTTAATGCAGAACCATAGAAGTGCTACAGTTATTGCTAACTGTCCAGGAAAGATATTAAAGATATCTAGAAACTCCTATATAAACGCAATAAAAAAATATCCCCACTATGCAATTTTACTATCCAAGTTATTGGCTAAAAAATTAGTAAGAGCTAATGACTTTAAGGTTAGAGGGGAAATCTCAGAGGTATAA
- the acpS gene encoding holo-ACP synthase, whose product MILGTGIDMAKVKRFDKFLDNEAFLNKYFHKSEIDYVKSKGVSAAQSLAGKFAAREAFFKALGTGFIGFSPRDISVDNNKSGKPYITPNQSVINELDRLANNWKIHLSISHEKEYAIAQVILEA is encoded by the coding sequence TTGATCTTAGGTACAGGAATAGATATGGCAAAGGTTAAAAGGTTTGATAAGTTTTTAGATAACGAAGCCTTTTTAAATAAGTACTTCCATAAAAGTGAAATAGATTATGTAAAATCCAAGGGAGTATCTGCAGCCCAATCCCTAGCCGGGAAATTTGCAGCAAGAGAGGCGTTTTTTAAGGCCCTTGGAACGGGATTTATAGGTTTTAGTCCCAGGGATATCTCTGTAGATAATAATAAAAGTGGTAAACCCTATATCACCCCTAACCAGAGTGTAATAAACGAGTTAGATAGACTAGCAAATAATTGGAAAATCCACCTCTCAATTAGTCATGAAAAAGAGTACGCTATAGCCCAGGTAATTTTGGAGGCCTAG